Proteins co-encoded in one Campylobacter ornithocola genomic window:
- the rplL gene encoding 50S ribosomal protein L7/L12, with amino-acid sequence MAITKEDVLEFISNLSVLELSELVKEFEEKFGVSAAPVMVAGAAVAGAAGGAAEEKTEFDIVLQDGGDKKINVIKVVRALTGLGLKEAKDAVEQTPSVLKEGVSKAEAEEAKKQLEEAGAKVELK; translated from the coding sequence ATGGCAATTACTAAAGAAGATGTATTAGAATTTATTTCTAACCTAAGTGTTCTTGAACTTTCAGAACTAGTAAAAGAGTTTGAAGAAAAATTTGGTGTTTCTGCTGCTCCAGTTATGGTTGCAGGTGCTGCAGTTGCAGGTGCTGCTGGCGGTGCTGCTGAAGAAAAAACTGAATTTGATATAGTATTACAAGATGGTGGTGATAAAAAAATCAATGTTATTAAAGTTGTTCGTGCTTTAACTGGTCTTGGATTAAAGGAAGCAAAAGATGCTGTTGAGCAAACCCCATCGGTTCTTAAAGAAGGTGTTAGTAAAGCTGAAGCTGAAGAAGCTAAAAAACAACTTGAGGAAGCTGGTGCTAAGGTTGAGCTTAAATAA